One region of Eupeodes corollae chromosome 1, idEupCoro1.1, whole genome shotgun sequence genomic DNA includes:
- the LOC129940037 gene encoding uncharacterized protein LOC129940037, with amino-acid sequence IIIFQISGANVKLKWKNLKDTFRRVLRKAPRPVSGSEAPPTKPKWPFFEMMAFTRQTIEPDPTEGNLREPESYSMAQNRFFAETISDLLEEEDVTLSSVNMLTNSTPSTSTSCPQNVRKNKNKRASTYNLESEFLELEKERLQILKKEVAKKEEDSDDLQFFKSLLPFMAQFNNFEKLEIRTDIQNIILDKLKNTNKD; translated from the coding sequence ataattatatttcaaatttcaggAGCCAATGTAAAACTAAAGTGGAAAAACCTAAAAGACACTTTTCGAAGGGTTCTTCGAAAAGCTCCACGTCCAGTATCGGGATCCGAAGCTCCACCAACAAAACCGAAATGgccattttttgaaatgatggcCTTTACGAGGCAGACAATTGAACCCGATCCAACTGAGGGAAATCTTCGAGAACCAGAAAGTTATTCAATGGctcaaaatcgtttttttgcAGAAACAATATCAGATTTACTGGAAGAAGAGGATGTAACCCTTTCAAGTGTCAATATGCTTACAAACAGCACTCCTTCTACGAGCACCAGCTGCCCCCAAAACgtgcgaaaaaataaaaataagagagcGTCAACATACAATTTGGAGTCAGAATTTCTCGAGTTAGAAAAAGAAAgactacaaattttaaagaaagaggtagcaaaaaaagaagaggataGTGATgaccttcaatttttcaaaagtcttttgccatttatggcacaatttaacaattttgaaaaacttgagataagaactgacattcaaaatattatattggaTAAACTGAAGAAtacaaataaagattaa